One window of Mesorhizobium sp. WSM4904 genomic DNA carries:
- the tolQ gene encoding protein TolQ, which translates to MENIALADPGAHLSIWALFMQASWVVKLVMIGLLCASIWTWAIIIDKLVAYSRMRLALNRFEQVFWSGQSLEELYRTLADRKTTGMGAIFVAAMREWKKSFEKGAKSPLALQTRIDKAMDLALTREMERLEGRLGFLATTGSAAPFIGLFGTVIGIMTSFQAIAASKNTSLSVVAPGIAEALLATAIGLLAAIPAVIAYNKLSSDANKLAVRMEGFSDEFSAILSRQIDEKVAQKA; encoded by the coding sequence ATGGAAAACATCGCACTCGCCGACCCGGGCGCGCATTTGTCGATATGGGCCCTGTTCATGCAGGCCAGTTGGGTGGTCAAGTTGGTCATGATCGGCTTGCTCTGCGCCTCGATCTGGACCTGGGCAATCATCATCGACAAGCTCGTCGCCTACAGCCGCATGCGGCTGGCGCTCAACCGCTTCGAACAGGTGTTCTGGTCGGGACAGTCGCTCGAAGAGCTCTATCGCACGCTCGCCGATCGCAAGACTACCGGCATGGGCGCGATCTTCGTCGCCGCCATGCGCGAATGGAAGAAGAGCTTCGAGAAGGGCGCGAAATCGCCGCTGGCGCTGCAGACCCGCATCGACAAGGCGATGGACCTGGCGCTGACCCGCGAAATGGAAAGGCTGGAGGGCCGGCTCGGCTTCCTCGCCACGACGGGCTCTGCTGCGCCCTTCATCGGCCTGTTCGGCACCGTCATCGGCATCATGACCTCGTTCCAGGCGATCGCAGCTTCGAAGAACACCAGCCTGTCGGTCGTGGCGCCCGGTATCGCCGAGGCGCTGCTGGCGACGGCCATTGGCCTGCTCGCAGCCATTCCCGCCGTCATCGCCTACAACAAGCTGTCATCGGATGCGAACAAGCTGGCGGTGCGCATGGAAGGGTTCTCGGACGAGTTCTCCGCCATACTCTCGCGCCAAATCGATGAAAAAGTCGCGCAGAAGGCCTGA
- the tolR gene encoding protein TolR, whose amino-acid sequence MGMSTASAGGIGRGGRGHRRRGRHHGLMSEINVTPMVDVMLVLLIIFMVAAPLLTVGVPIDLPDTQAKALNVDTQPITVSINATGQIYLQETEIPIEELVAKLQAISKTGYDERIFIRGDKSTDYGTAMKVMARISAAGYKNIGLVSLQEQDQ is encoded by the coding sequence ATGGGGATGTCTACTGCTAGCGCAGGTGGCATAGGGCGAGGCGGACGCGGCCACAGGCGGCGCGGACGCCATCATGGCCTGATGTCGGAAATCAACGTCACGCCGATGGTCGACGTGATGCTGGTGCTTTTGATCATCTTCATGGTCGCGGCGCCGCTGTTGACCGTCGGCGTTCCGATCGACCTGCCCGACACGCAGGCAAAGGCGCTGAATGTCGACACGCAGCCGATCACCGTGTCGATCAACGCGACCGGCCAGATCTACCTGCAGGAAACCGAGATCCCGATCGAGGAACTGGTGGCGAAGCTGCAGGCGATCTCGAAGACCGGCTACGACGAGCGCATCTTCATCCGCGGCGACAAGTCGACGGACTACGGCACCGCAATGAAGGTCATGGCCCGCATTTCGGCGGCCGGCTACAAGAACATCGGCCTGGTTTCGCTGCAGGAACAGGACCAATAG
- a CDS encoding cell envelope integrity protein TolA gives MRTGLTTSVILHAVALAFGLFTLSSPPAMPAADVESVAVDIVPMEAVAQTLQGDKKAVMHEKPAPLPTKRPDIVPDAQKVGENTVDTEKPVTDEAKPKPVEKTSAPPPAPTPTEKPAAEDVPKPQEKPKPVPATEVAPTPAPKEEVKPEPVKQTDPKPAPAKEPTPSPPKDTTAAIQKEEVKPDAVAEAIAKEQPTEEAKLPDSAPAPEARPKPQPAPAESAKAPERKDAEKPVKEASSKPKSDEKQFNADEISALLDKQKPSGGGAKRSTQQSSLGGEKDQGQKLSKSEQGALESQLGGCWTLPVGLEGSENFVVVVRFNLDTNGKLDGRPSVEKSSGNRQFDESAVRAVQKCDVAGLQVPAGKQDIWNDIRVTFDPREMLGL, from the coding sequence ATGAGGACCGGCCTCACCACATCGGTCATCTTGCATGCCGTGGCGCTGGCCTTCGGGCTGTTCACGCTGTCCTCGCCGCCCGCCATGCCGGCCGCCGACGTGGAGTCGGTAGCGGTCGACATCGTGCCGATGGAAGCTGTCGCGCAGACGCTGCAGGGCGACAAGAAAGCGGTCATGCATGAGAAGCCGGCGCCGCTGCCGACCAAGCGCCCCGACATCGTCCCCGATGCCCAGAAGGTCGGCGAAAACACCGTCGACACCGAGAAACCGGTGACGGACGAGGCCAAGCCGAAGCCGGTCGAGAAGACGTCCGCACCGCCGCCGGCGCCGACGCCGACTGAGAAGCCGGCCGCCGAGGACGTGCCCAAGCCGCAGGAGAAGCCGAAGCCGGTGCCGGCGACCGAAGTGGCGCCGACGCCCGCGCCGAAGGAAGAGGTCAAGCCCGAGCCGGTCAAGCAGACGGATCCCAAGCCGGCACCGGCCAAGGAACCCACGCCTTCGCCGCCGAAGGACACGACCGCCGCCATCCAGAAGGAAGAGGTGAAGCCCGACGCCGTCGCCGAGGCGATCGCCAAGGAACAGCCGACCGAGGAGGCCAAGCTTCCGGATTCCGCCCCGGCGCCCGAGGCGCGGCCGAAGCCGCAGCCCGCTCCCGCCGAGAGCGCCAAGGCGCCGGAGCGCAAGGACGCGGAAAAGCCGGTCAAGGAGGCCTCCTCCAAACCGAAGTCGGATGAGAAGCAATTCAACGCCGACGAGATTTCCGCGCTGCTCGACAAGCAGAAGCCGTCCGGCGGCGGCGCCAAGCGCTCGACACAGCAGTCATCGCTCGGCGGCGAAAAGGACCAAGGGCAGAAGCTCTCCAAGTCGGAGCAGGGGGCCTTGGAATCTCAGCTCGGCGGCTGCTGGACATTGCCTGTCGGATTGGAAGGTTCGGAGAACTTCGTCGTCGTGGTCCGGTTCAATCTCGACACCAACGGCAAGCTCGACGGCCGGCCATCGGTCGAAAAGTCGAGCGGCAACCGGCAGTTCGACGAAAGCGCCGTTCGCGCGGTTCAAAAATGCGACGTGGCCGGCCTGCAGGTTCCCGCCGGCAAGCAGGACATCTGGAACGACATCCGGGTCACGTTCGATCCACGGGAGATGCTCGGCCTCTAG
- the tolB gene encoding Tol-Pal system beta propeller repeat protein TolB has translation MALGMTAAATLPAWALVELNVNKGNVEPLPIAITDFQSNDALGAQITEIVTADLKRSGLFAPIDKSAFIEKISGPDATPRFDDWKVINAQALVTGSVGKEADGRIRAQYRLWDTFAGQQMAGEQFFANDANTRRVAHIIADAIYERLTGEKGYFDTRVVFVDESGAKNARKKRLAIMDQDGANVRYLSDGRSIVLTPRFSPNRQEITYMSYESGQPKVYLLQIETGQRELVGNFPGMTFAPRFSPDGQKVIMSLLRDDGNSNIFAMDLRSRTTTRLTNSVAIDTSPSYSPDGSQIVFTSDRGGGSGRSQIYVMGADGSNPHRISFGDGVYSTPVWSPRGDLIAFTKQSGGEFQIGVMKTDGSGERILSSGFQQEGPTWAPNGRVLMFFRDSAGGPKLVTVDLTGRNEQQIPTSNFASDPAWSPLLE, from the coding sequence ATGGCGCTGGGCATGACGGCCGCCGCCACCTTGCCGGCCTGGGCCCTCGTCGAGCTCAACGTCAACAAGGGCAATGTCGAGCCGCTGCCGATCGCCATCACGGATTTCCAGTCCAACGATGCGCTGGGAGCCCAGATCACGGAAATCGTCACCGCCGACCTGAAGCGCTCCGGCCTGTTCGCGCCGATCGACAAGAGCGCCTTCATCGAGAAGATCTCTGGCCCGGACGCCACGCCGCGCTTCGACGACTGGAAGGTGATCAATGCGCAGGCGCTGGTCACCGGCAGCGTCGGCAAGGAGGCTGACGGCCGCATCCGTGCCCAATACCGGCTTTGGGACACTTTTGCCGGCCAGCAGATGGCCGGGGAACAGTTCTTCGCCAATGACGCCAACACTAGGCGGGTCGCCCATATCATCGCCGACGCAATCTATGAGCGGTTGACCGGCGAAAAGGGCTATTTCGACACGCGCGTCGTCTTCGTCGACGAATCCGGCGCCAAGAACGCGCGCAAGAAGCGTCTCGCCATCATGGACCAGGACGGCGCCAACGTGCGCTACCTGTCGGACGGCCGCTCCATCGTGCTGACGCCGCGCTTCTCGCCGAATCGGCAGGAAATCACCTACATGTCCTATGAGAGCGGGCAGCCGAAGGTCTATCTGCTGCAGATCGAGACCGGGCAGCGCGAGCTGGTCGGCAACTTCCCCGGCATGACGTTCGCGCCGCGCTTCTCGCCGGACGGCCAGAAGGTGATCATGAGCCTGCTGCGCGACGACGGCAACTCCAACATCTTCGCCATGGATCTGAGAAGCCGCACGACGACGCGGCTCACCAATTCGGTCGCCATCGACACCTCGCCGTCCTATTCGCCGGACGGCTCGCAGATCGTCTTCACCTCCGACCGTGGCGGCGGCAGCGGCCGGTCGCAGATCTACGTCATGGGCGCGGACGGCTCCAACCCGCACCGCATCTCGTTCGGCGACGGCGTCTATTCCACGCCGGTATGGTCGCCGCGCGGCGATCTCATCGCTTTCACCAAGCAGAGCGGCGGCGAGTTCCAGATCGGAGTCATGAAGACCGACGGTTCGGGTGAGCGCATCCTTTCCTCCGGCTTCCAGCAGGAAGGGCCGACCTGGGCGCCGAACGGCCGCGTGCTGATGTTCTTCCGTGACTCGGCCGGCGGGCCGAAGCTGGTCACGGTCGATCTCACCGGCCGCAACGAACAGCAGATCCCGACGTCGAACTTCGCCTCGGATCCGGCGTGGTCGCCGCTGCTGGAGTAG
- a CDS encoding four helix bundle protein → MEKLERYIERARDLEVYKRAYAVSLEVHRATLAFPKIEQYALADQLRRSSKAICANLAEGFAKQSHSKAEFARFVSMAIGSCSEVETWISYAFDLQYITQVQLDSWRQSYAKVHGMLVNLREKLT, encoded by the coding sequence ATGGAGAAGCTGGAGCGTTACATCGAGCGCGCGAGGGACCTAGAGGTCTACAAGCGCGCCTACGCCGTTTCTCTTGAAGTGCATAGAGCGACGCTTGCGTTTCCGAAAATCGAACAGTACGCGCTAGCCGATCAATTGCGTCGGTCGAGCAAAGCGATCTGCGCGAATCTAGCTGAGGGATTTGCCAAGCAGAGTCACTCCAAGGCTGAATTTGCTCGCTTTGTTTCGATGGCGATTGGATCGTGCAGCGAAGTGGAGACGTGGATATCATACGCGTTCGACCTTCAATACATCACGCAGGTCCAGCTCGACTCGTGGCGGCAATCCTACGCCAAGGTGCACGGGATGCTTGTGAACCTCAGAGAGAAGCTGACCTAA
- the pal gene encoding peptidoglycan-associated lipoprotein Pal codes for MGRIAALTRNPAMIALVAALAITGCASKKTPNSAADLGLNGAGAATPGSAQDFTVNIGDRIFFDTDSSSIRADAQTTLSRQAQWLNQYRQYAIVIEGHADERGTREYNLALGARRAAATRDFLVSKGVAANRLKTISYGKERPVAVCDDISCWSQNRRAVTTLSGAGS; via the coding sequence ATGGGCCGTATCGCAGCACTTACCAGAAATCCGGCTATGATCGCGTTGGTGGCGGCTCTCGCCATCACCGGTTGCGCCTCGAAGAAGACCCCGAACAGCGCGGCCGATCTCGGCCTGAACGGCGCCGGCGCCGCTACGCCAGGCTCCGCGCAGGACTTCACCGTCAATATCGGCGACCGCATCTTCTTCGACACCGACTCCTCATCGATCCGTGCCGACGCGCAGACGACGCTGTCGCGCCAGGCGCAGTGGCTCAATCAGTACAGGCAGTATGCCATCGTCATCGAAGGCCATGCCGACGAGCGCGGCACGCGCGAATACAATCTGGCGCTGGGCGCCCGCCGCGCCGCCGCGACCCGCGACTTCCTGGTCTCCAAGGGCGTTGCGGCCAACCGCCTGAAGACGATCTCCTACGGCAAGGAACGCCCGGTCGCCGTCTGCGACGATATCTCCTGCTGGTCGCAGAATCGCCGCGCCGTTACCACGCTCTCCGGCGCCGGTTCCTGA
- the ybgF gene encoding tol-pal system protein YbgF: protein MHFRTVLSGTLALLLVSSIPGVAAPAQSSDSGFTFHLPTLGIFGDKKKPEQAQMAQQDGAGMTGLEDQLRQMNGKIEELNFQILQMQEQMRKQQEDNEFRFQQLEGGSQGAKPTGQKKSEAAPQDGNTGNGNTNMGDAGTGDSGVAEAPATQAPADTSAQGSSGKSVGEVIVESQTGDPGKVITGAPPKTFGTITVDKNGNVVNAESDPQAGAPAQAPAATANAPSAETGTKSGKGKSGGTVMASLPSTNDPDELYRNSYQFILSGDYPTAEQGFRDHISRFPKDAKAADAHYWLGESLLGQQKYRDAAEVFLGASKEYPKAKKAPDMLLKLGVSLVGLKQNDVACATFNEIGKRYPDVSGTLKERIKQEKALASC, encoded by the coding sequence ATGCATTTCAGAACGGTCCTGAGCGGCACGCTTGCGCTGCTGCTTGTATCAAGCATTCCAGGCGTCGCCGCCCCGGCGCAATCCTCCGACAGCGGGTTCACCTTTCACCTGCCGACACTCGGCATCTTCGGCGACAAGAAAAAGCCCGAGCAAGCACAGATGGCGCAGCAGGACGGCGCCGGCATGACCGGCCTGGAAGATCAGCTGCGTCAGATGAACGGTAAGATCGAGGAGCTCAATTTCCAGATCCTGCAAATGCAGGAGCAGATGCGCAAGCAGCAGGAAGACAACGAGTTCCGCTTCCAGCAGCTCGAAGGCGGCTCTCAAGGCGCGAAGCCAACCGGCCAGAAGAAATCCGAGGCCGCACCCCAGGACGGCAACACCGGCAACGGCAACACGAATATGGGCGACGCCGGTACCGGCGACAGCGGCGTCGCCGAAGCCCCGGCGACGCAAGCTCCGGCCGATACGAGCGCGCAGGGCAGCAGCGGCAAGAGCGTCGGCGAGGTCATCGTCGAGTCGCAAACCGGCGACCCGGGCAAGGTGATCACCGGCGCGCCGCCGAAGACCTTCGGCACCATCACGGTCGACAAGAACGGCAATGTCGTCAACGCCGAATCCGACCCGCAGGCGGGCGCGCCCGCGCAGGCTCCGGCAGCCACGGCAAACGCGCCTTCCGCGGAAACCGGCACAAAGAGCGGCAAGGGCAAGTCCGGCGGCACGGTGATGGCGTCGCTGCCCTCGACCAACGATCCGGACGAGCTCTACCGCAACTCCTATCAGTTCATCCTGTCGGGCGACTATCCCACCGCCGAGCAGGGTTTCCGCGATCATATCTCCCGCTTCCCCAAGGATGCCAAGGCGGCGGATGCGCATTACTGGCTGGGCGAATCCCTGCTTGGCCAGCAGAAATACCGCGACGCGGCGGAGGTCTTCCTTGGCGCCAGCAAGGAGTATCCGAAGGCCAAGAAGGCGCCCGACATGCTGCTCAAGCTCGGCGTGTCGCTGGTCGGCCTCAAGCAGAACGACGTGGCCTGCGCCACCTTCAACGAGATCGGCAAACGCTATCCGGATGTTTCCGGCACGCTCAAGGAGCGCATCAAGCAGGAGAAGGCATTGGCGTCGTGCTAG
- the tilS gene encoding tRNA lysidine(34) synthetase TilS: protein MLDIEPDLSDRLFSDFDFSNGAVAAVSGGSDSTALLLLLKHHLERTLPAAKLLAVTIDHALRPNSAAEAQAVARLCAEHGIAHRTLVWSGRKPSSGLPAAAREARYRLLAEAAQAEGIRVVVTGHTADDQAETVLMRQVRDRGTHDDRGLAGMAPATLYGWRTWIARPLLGTRRAALREMLKRRGVGWTEDPTNVDQRFERPRMRVSLAGGDGEARFTQAIAKAGQAAAERAELGRRAAVLIGTFASRPASGLIRLDRAFADGEDSEAARYALRILLATVGGVSFLADEARCRALFERLRSGMLCATLSRTVVDTRRTGIFLHREARNLPTTIPAEDQILWDGRRRITLSDRPDGLVIAPVGAVAARRSAPEGDVPASLLRRALAAEPALWRDGERFDSAGGGIAPPPMAILPMVSPFASFLPSFDLKPAAAVAKLIGAPPLPPLPFRGHDRDGAWAKA from the coding sequence ATGCTCGATATCGAGCCTGACCTTTCGGACCGCCTTTTCTCAGACTTCGACTTTTCCAACGGCGCCGTTGCAGCCGTGTCCGGCGGCAGCGACTCGACCGCCCTTCTCCTTCTTCTCAAGCACCATCTCGAACGAACCCTGCCCGCGGCAAAGCTGCTGGCGGTGACGATCGATCATGCGTTGAGACCAAATTCGGCAGCGGAAGCGCAAGCCGTGGCCCGGCTCTGCGCCGAGCACGGGATCGCGCATCGCACACTCGTCTGGTCCGGCCGCAAGCCGTCGTCCGGCCTGCCCGCCGCCGCGCGCGAGGCGCGCTACCGACTGCTGGCGGAGGCGGCCCAAGCGGAAGGCATCCGCGTGGTGGTAACCGGCCACACCGCCGACGACCAGGCAGAGACCGTGCTGATGCGGCAAGTTCGCGATCGAGGGACGCACGACGACCGCGGCCTCGCCGGCATGGCGCCCGCCACGCTTTACGGCTGGCGCACATGGATCGCCCGCCCGCTGCTCGGCACGCGTCGCGCGGCATTGCGCGAGATGCTGAAGCGTCGCGGCGTCGGCTGGACCGAGGATCCGACCAATGTCGACCAGCGTTTCGAGCGGCCGCGCATGCGCGTCTCGCTTGCAGGCGGCGATGGCGAGGCGCGCTTTACGCAGGCGATCGCAAAGGCCGGGCAGGCAGCCGCCGAACGCGCGGAACTCGGCCGCCGCGCGGCCGTGCTGATCGGGACCTTTGCCAGCAGGCCGGCTTCAGGGCTCATCCGTCTCGACCGCGCTTTCGCCGATGGCGAAGACAGCGAAGCGGCCCGTTATGCGCTGCGCATCCTGCTCGCCACGGTCGGCGGCGTCTCGTTCCTCGCCGACGAGGCGCGCTGCCGGGCGCTTTTCGAGCGTCTGCGGTCCGGGATGCTTTGCGCCACATTGTCGCGGACGGTGGTCGATACGCGCCGGACCGGCATTTTCCTTCACCGTGAGGCGCGCAATCTGCCCACCACCATTCCTGCGGAAGACCAGATCCTCTGGGACGGCCGGCGCAGGATCACATTGAGCGACAGACCGGACGGGTTGGTGATCGCGCCCGTGGGGGCCGTCGCTGCCAGACGATCCGCCCCGGAAGGCGACGTTCCGGCAAGCCTGCTGCGCAGGGCGCTGGCCGCCGAACCCGCGCTCTGGCGCGACGGCGAACGCTTTGATTCCGCTGGCGGCGGTATCGCGCCGCCGCCGATGGCAATCCTCCCCATGGTGTCGCCTTTCGCCAGCTTCCTGCCGTCCTTCGATCTCAAGCCCGCCGCGGCGGTCGCCAAGCTCATCGGCGCGCCGCCGCTGCCGCCATTGCCTTTTCGCGGCCATGATCGCGACGGAGCATGGGCGAAAGCTTAA
- the ftsH gene encoding ATP-dependent zinc metalloprotease FtsH — MNPNYRNLALWAIIAVLLIALFNLFQTPQTRGASSEIAYSQFLQDVSSGRVKSVTIAGARISGNYTDNANGFQTYSPGDPSLVSRLQDKNVTINARPETDGSNSLFGYLISWLPMILILGVWIFFMRQMQSGSGRAMGFGKSKAKLLTEAHGRVTFQDVAGVDEAKEDLEEIVEFLRDPQKFQRLGGKIPRGVLLVGPPGTGKTLLARSVAGEANVPFFTISGSDFVEMFVGVGASRVRDMFDQAKKNAPCIIFIDEIDAVGRHRGAGLGGGNDEREQTLNQLLVEMDGFESNESIILIAATNRPDVLDPALLRPGRFDRQVVVPNPDIVGREKILKVHVRNVPLAPNVDLKVIARGTPGFSGADLMNLVNESALMAARRNKRLVTMAEFEDAKDKIMMGAERRSSAMTQAEKELTAYHEAGHAILALNVPTADPLHKATIIPRGRALGMVMQLPEGDRYSMSYKYMISRLAIMMGGRVAEEFKFGKENITSGASSDIEQATKLARAMVTRWGFSDKLGHVAYGDNQEEVFLGHSVARQQNISEETAQIIDAEVRRLIDDAYSTAKTVLTKKKKDWIALAEGLLEYETLTGDEIKQLIAGHKPARDLGDDTPPSRGSAVPKAGTGGRRKKGPEPEGGMEPQPSS, encoded by the coding sequence ATGAATCCGAATTATCGCAATCTCGCGCTCTGGGCGATCATAGCGGTCCTGCTCATCGCCCTGTTCAATCTTTTCCAGACGCCGCAGACGCGCGGCGCCTCCAGCGAGATTGCCTATTCGCAGTTCCTGCAGGATGTCTCGTCCGGCCGGGTCAAGAGCGTGACCATCGCCGGCGCCCGCATCTCGGGCAACTACACCGACAACGCCAACGGCTTCCAGACCTACTCGCCCGGCGATCCGTCGCTGGTCTCGAGGCTGCAGGACAAGAACGTCACCATCAATGCGCGGCCTGAAACCGACGGTTCCAACTCGCTGTTCGGCTACCTGATCTCGTGGCTGCCGATGATCCTGATCCTCGGCGTGTGGATTTTCTTCATGCGCCAGATGCAGTCCGGCTCCGGAAGAGCGATGGGCTTCGGCAAGTCGAAGGCGAAGCTTCTGACCGAGGCGCATGGCCGCGTCACCTTCCAGGACGTCGCTGGCGTCGACGAGGCGAAGGAGGATCTCGAGGAGATCGTCGAGTTCCTGCGCGATCCGCAGAAGTTCCAGCGGCTCGGCGGCAAGATCCCGCGCGGCGTGCTGCTGGTCGGCCCGCCCGGCACCGGCAAGACGCTGCTCGCCCGCTCGGTCGCCGGCGAAGCCAACGTGCCGTTCTTCACCATCTCCGGCTCGGATTTCGTCGAGATGTTCGTCGGCGTCGGCGCATCCCGTGTGCGCGACATGTTCGACCAGGCCAAGAAGAATGCGCCCTGCATCATCTTCATCGACGAAATCGACGCGGTCGGCCGCCATCGCGGCGCCGGCCTCGGCGGCGGCAATGACGAGCGCGAGCAGACGCTGAACCAGCTGCTGGTCGAGATGGACGGCTTCGAGTCCAACGAAAGCATCATCCTGATCGCCGCCACCAACCGGCCCGACGTGCTCGACCCGGCGTTGCTCAGGCCAGGCCGCTTCGACCGCCAGGTCGTGGTGCCGAACCCCGACATCGTCGGCCGCGAGAAGATCCTCAAGGTGCATGTGCGCAATGTTCCGCTGGCGCCCAACGTCGATCTCAAGGTCATCGCGCGCGGCACGCCGGGCTTCTCCGGCGCCGACCTGATGAACCTCGTCAACGAGTCCGCGCTGATGGCGGCACGCCGCAACAAGCGGCTCGTCACCATGGCCGAGTTCGAGGACGCCAAGGACAAGATCATGATGGGCGCCGAGCGCCGCTCGTCGGCGATGACACAGGCCGAGAAGGAGCTGACCGCCTATCACGAGGCCGGCCACGCCATCCTGGCGCTCAATGTGCCGACAGCCGATCCGCTGCACAAGGCGACCATCATCCCGCGCGGCCGCGCGCTGGGCATGGTCATGCAGCTGCCGGAAGGCGACCGCTACTCGATGAGCTACAAATACATGATCTCCAGGCTGGCGATCATGATGGGCGGCCGCGTCGCCGAGGAGTTCAAGTTCGGCAAGGAGAACATTACCTCCGGTGCCTCTTCCGACATCGAGCAGGCGACCAAGCTGGCGCGCGCCATGGTCACGCGCTGGGGCTTCTCCGACAAGCTCGGCCATGTCGCCTATGGCGACAACCAGGAAGAGGTCTTCCTCGGCCATTCGGTGGCGCGCCAGCAGAACATCTCGGAAGAGACGGCGCAGATCATCGACGCCGAGGTGCGCCGGCTGATCGACGACGCCTACTCCACCGCCAAGACCGTGCTCACCAAGAAGAAGAAGGACTGGATCGCGCTCGCCGAAGGACTGCTCGAATACGAGACGCTGACCGGCGACGAGATCAAGCAGCTGATCGCCGGCCACAAGCCCGCCCGCGACCTTGGCGACGACACCCCGCCCAGCCGCGGCTCGGCCGTGCCGAAGGCCGGCACCGGCGGCCGCCGCAAGAAAGGCCCAGAGCCCGAAGGCGGCATGGAGCCGCAGCCCTCAAGCTGA
- the glmM gene encoding phosphoglucosamine mutase translates to MAGQYFGTDGIRGRANKFPMTAEVAMRVGMAAGLSFQRGNHRHRVVLGKDTRLSGYMIENAMVSGLCAAGMDVFLLGPIPTPAVAMLVRSLRADIGVMISASHNPYYDNGIKLFGPDGYKLSDEIEERIEGMLDKDIDLALADSDGLGRAKRVDGVHDRYIEFAKRTLPRSMSLSGLRIVVDCANGASYKVAPEALWELGAEVVAINVEPNGFNINKECGSTHPAGLQKKVHEVRADIGIALDGDADRVVIVDENGAIVDGDQIMALIAESWHQSGRLAGGGIVSTVMSNLGLERFLGDMNLQLHRTKVGDRYVVEHMRAHGLNVGGEQSGHIVLSDFSTTGDGLVSALQVLACIKRQNRPVSDLSKKFEPVPQLLKNVRISGGKPLEEAPVKAAIEEARNRLGKSGRLVIRPSGTEPLIRVMAEGDDPQLVETVVNDIVGIISETRSAA, encoded by the coding sequence ATGGCAGGGCAGTATTTCGGCACCGACGGCATCCGCGGACGCGCCAACAAGTTTCCGATGACGGCCGAGGTCGCCATGAGGGTCGGGATGGCCGCCGGGCTTTCGTTCCAGCGCGGCAATCATCGGCACCGCGTCGTGCTCGGCAAGGACACACGGCTTTCCGGCTACATGATCGAGAATGCGATGGTGTCGGGCCTGTGCGCCGCCGGCATGGACGTGTTCCTGCTCGGGCCCATTCCGACACCGGCGGTCGCCATGCTGGTGCGCTCGCTGCGCGCCGACATCGGCGTGATGATCTCGGCCTCGCACAACCCCTATTACGACAACGGCATCAAGCTGTTCGGCCCCGATGGCTACAAGCTCTCCGACGAGATCGAGGAGCGCATCGAAGGCATGCTCGACAAGGACATCGACCTGGCGCTTGCCGATTCCGACGGGCTGGGTCGCGCCAAGCGCGTCGATGGCGTGCATGACCGCTACATCGAATTCGCCAAGCGCACGCTGCCGCGCTCGATGTCGCTTTCCGGGCTTCGTATCGTCGTCGATTGCGCGAACGGCGCCTCCTACAAGGTGGCGCCGGAGGCGCTGTGGGAGCTCGGCGCCGAAGTGGTCGCCATCAATGTCGAGCCGAACGGCTTCAACATCAACAAGGAGTGCGGCTCGACCCATCCGGCCGGCCTGCAGAAGAAGGTGCACGAGGTGCGTGCCGACATCGGCATCGCGCTCGACGGCGACGCCGACCGCGTGGTCATAGTCGACGAGAACGGCGCCATCGTCGATGGCGACCAGATCATGGCGCTGATCGCCGAGTCCTGGCACCAGAGCGGGCGGCTGGCCGGCGGCGGCATCGTCTCGACCGTGATGTCCAATCTCGGCCTCGAACGGTTCCTCGGCGACATGAACCTGCAGCTGCACCGCACCAAGGTCGGCGACCGCTATGTCGTCGAGCATATGCGCGCGCACGGCCTCAATGTCGGCGGCGAGCAGTCCGGCCATATCGTGCTCTCCGATTTCTCGACCACCGGCGACGGTCTGGTTTCGGCGCTGCAGGTGCTGGCCTGCATCAAGCGGCAGAACCGGCCGGTCAGCGACCTGTCGAAGAAGTTCGAGCCGGTGCCGCAGCTTCTCAAGAACGTCCGCATCTCCGGCGGCAAACCGCTGGAGGAGGCACCGGTCAAGGCGGCCATCGAAGAGGCGCGCAACCGTCTCGGCAAGTCCGGCCGCCTCGTCATCCGGCCCTCCGGCACCGAGCCGCTCATCCGCGTCATGGCTGAAGGCGACGATCCGCAACTGGTCGAGACCGTCGTCAACGACATCGTCGGCATCATCTCGGAAACCCGCAGCGCTGCCTGA